The Streptomyces camelliae genome window below encodes:
- a CDS encoding ABC transporter permease, which translates to MSATTMTISLTTDADVRIPLRGHLRHTGALIRRNLLWIRQDPESMFDALFMPIVFTLLFVYVFGGSIGQALGGGQDQYVQYVIPGMLAMMSMTLSQGVGTGFSQDFNSGVMDRFRTLPIGRGSVLFAKIAVELGRMLFATVILMVVSALVGFHIHHWAGLFATVGLSALFASSIMWVFLTLGVMLKNAQSVQGVGFLVLFPLQFGSSIFAPTNSMPGWLRHFTDYNPLSTLADAARGLMIGGPVAHDLWVTVGWSVAITAVMGPIAIHKFRTKS; encoded by the coding sequence ATGAGCGCCACGACCATGACGATCTCCCTGACCACCGACGCCGACGTACGGATCCCGCTGCGCGGGCATCTGCGGCACACCGGCGCGCTCATCCGCCGCAATCTGCTCTGGATCCGCCAGGACCCGGAGTCGATGTTCGACGCGCTGTTCATGCCGATCGTCTTCACGCTGCTGTTCGTGTACGTCTTCGGCGGCTCGATCGGCCAGGCGCTGGGCGGCGGCCAGGACCAGTACGTGCAGTACGTCATCCCCGGCATGCTGGCGATGATGAGCATGACCCTGTCCCAGGGGGTCGGCACCGGGTTCAGCCAGGACTTCAACAGCGGTGTGATGGACCGGTTCCGCACCCTGCCGATCGGACGCGGCTCGGTGCTGTTCGCGAAGATCGCCGTGGAGCTGGGGCGGATGCTGTTCGCCACGGTCATCCTGATGGTCGTCTCCGCCCTGGTGGGCTTCCACATCCACCACTGGGCCGGACTGTTCGCGACCGTGGGCCTGTCCGCGCTGTTCGCCTCCTCGATCATGTGGGTGTTCCTCACCCTCGGCGTGATGCTGAAGAACGCGCAGTCGGTGCAGGGCGTGGGCTTCCTCGTGCTGTTCCCGCTGCAGTTCGGCTCCTCGATCTTCGCGCCGACGAACTCGATGCCCGGCTGGCTGCGGCACTTCACCGACTACAACCCGCTGTCCACGCTCGCGGACGCGGCCCGCGGGCTGATGATCGGCGGCCCGGTGGCCCACGATCTGTGGGTGACCGTGGGCTGGTCGGTGGCGATCACGGCGGTCATGGGACCGATCGCCATCCACAAGTTCCGTACGAAGAGCTGA
- a CDS encoding ATP-binding cassette domain-containing protein: MTRIDDNPVGESRAVTVRGLVKHYGETKALDGVDLDVREGTVMGVLGPNGAGKTTLVRILSTLITPDAGRATVAGYDVVRQPRQLRRVIGLTGQYASVDEKLPGWENLYMIGRLLDLPRKDARARADELLERFSLTEAAKRPASTYSGGMRRRLDLAASMIGRPAVLYLDEPTTGLDPRTRNEVWDEVKAMVGDGVTVLLTTQYMEEAEQLASELTVVDRGKVIAGGGIEELKAKVGGRTLRVRPLDPAELRPLAAMLDELGITGLATTTVDPETGSLLVPVLSDEQLTAVVGAVTARGITISSITTELPSLDEVFLSLTGHRAGTPQQTTPADSREEVAV; this comes from the coding sequence ATGACACGAATCGATGACAACCCCGTCGGCGAGAGCCGCGCAGTGACGGTGCGGGGGCTGGTCAAGCACTACGGCGAGACCAAGGCGCTGGACGGCGTCGACCTGGATGTGCGCGAGGGCACCGTGATGGGCGTGCTCGGGCCGAACGGCGCCGGCAAGACCACCCTCGTACGGATCCTGTCCACCCTGATCACCCCCGACGCCGGCCGGGCCACCGTGGCCGGCTACGACGTCGTACGCCAGCCCCGGCAGCTGCGCCGGGTCATAGGGCTCACCGGGCAGTACGCCTCCGTCGACGAGAAGCTGCCCGGCTGGGAGAACCTGTACATGATCGGGCGGCTGCTCGACCTCCCCCGCAAGGACGCCCGCGCACGGGCCGACGAGCTGCTGGAGCGGTTCTCCCTCACCGAGGCGGCCAAGCGGCCGGCAAGCACGTACTCCGGCGGTATGCGACGGCGGCTGGACCTCGCCGCGTCCATGATCGGCCGGCCGGCCGTTCTCTACCTCGACGAGCCGACCACCGGGCTGGACCCCCGCACCCGCAACGAGGTGTGGGACGAGGTCAAGGCCATGGTCGGCGACGGAGTCACCGTGCTGCTCACCACCCAGTACATGGAGGAGGCCGAACAGCTCGCCTCCGAGCTCACCGTGGTGGACCGGGGCAAGGTCATCGCGGGCGGCGGGATCGAGGAGCTGAAGGCCAAGGTCGGCGGTCGTACCCTGCGCGTGCGGCCCCTCGACCCGGCCGAGCTGCGGCCGCTCGCCGCCATGCTGGACGAGCTCGGTATCACCGGGCTCGCCACCACCACCGTGGACCCCGAGACCGGCTCGCTGCTGGTGCCGGTCCTCAGCGACGAGCAGCTGACCGCCGTGGTCGGCGCGGTCACCGCGCGCGGCATCACGATCTCCTCCATCACCACCGAACTGCCCAGCCTGGACGAGGTGTTCCTGTCCCTCACCGGCCACCGGGCCGGCACCCCGCAGCAGACCACGCCCGCCGACTCCCGCGAGGAGGTCGCCGTATGA
- the panB gene encoding 3-methyl-2-oxobutanoate hydroxymethyltransferase encodes MTQLSAAQTRPTDGSKALYGGKGTRRITVRDIALAKERGEKWPMLTAYDAMTASVFDEAGIPVILVGDSAGNCHLGYETTVPVTLDEMTMLSAAVVRGTQRALIVGDLPFGSYQEGPVQALRSATRLVKEAGVGAVKLEGGERSHEQIRLLVESGIPVMAHIGLTPQSVNAMGYRVQGRGEEAAQQLLRDAKAVQDAGAFAVVLELVPAELAAEVTRVLHIPTVGIGAGPETDAQVLVWTDMLGLTSGRVPKFVKKYADLREVMSNAVKEFAEDVVGGTFPLEEHSVH; translated from the coding sequence ATGACGCAGCTTTCGGCTGCCCAGACGAGGCCCACCGACGGCAGCAAGGCGCTGTACGGGGGCAAGGGCACACGCCGTATCACTGTGCGCGACATCGCCCTCGCCAAGGAACGCGGCGAGAAGTGGCCCATGCTCACCGCTTACGACGCGATGACCGCGTCCGTCTTCGACGAGGCCGGGATCCCGGTGATCCTGGTCGGCGACTCGGCGGGCAACTGCCACCTGGGGTACGAGACGACCGTACCCGTCACGCTGGACGAGATGACCATGCTGTCCGCCGCCGTCGTGCGCGGCACCCAGCGCGCCCTGATCGTGGGCGACCTCCCCTTCGGCTCGTACCAGGAGGGCCCGGTGCAGGCGCTGCGCTCGGCGACCCGGCTGGTGAAGGAGGCCGGGGTCGGCGCGGTCAAGCTGGAGGGCGGCGAGCGCTCGCACGAGCAGATCCGGCTGCTGGTGGAGTCCGGCATCCCGGTGATGGCGCACATCGGGCTGACCCCGCAGTCCGTGAACGCGATGGGCTACCGCGTGCAGGGGCGCGGCGAGGAGGCGGCGCAGCAGCTGCTGCGGGACGCCAAGGCGGTGCAGGACGCGGGTGCGTTCGCCGTCGTGCTGGAGCTGGTTCCGGCGGAGCTGGCGGCCGAGGTGACGCGGGTGCTGCACATCCCGACGGTCGGTATCGGCGCCGGGCCCGAGACGGACGCGCAGGTCCTGGTCTGGACGGACATGCTGGGGCTGACCTCCGGGCGGGTCCCGAAGTTCGTCAAGAAGTACGCCGATCTGCGTGAGGTCATGTCGAACGCGGTGAAGGAGTTCGCGGAGGACGTCGTCGGCGGAACGTTCCCGCTGGAGGAGCACTCCGTCCACTAG
- a CDS encoding MFS transporter, with protein MTSPVPASRIPEAVHRRRWAILGVLMLSLLIVVLDNSILNVAIKTISSPAPTGLGASQGQIEWAINAYTLVFAGLLFTAGLVGDRLGRKKVLISGIAVFGIGSALAAESGSPGQLIAFRALMALGAAFVMPSTLAVLMNVFEREEQPKAIGIWAGGVGLAIAVGPITGGALLDHFWWGSVFFVNVPIVIVALILMTWLVPDSRDPKPGRLDPVGVLLSVVGLVLLVYGVIKGGELADFTDAKVLATIGAGLAVLVAFVVFEKRSDHPSLDVTYFKNKIFSAAMGAIALSFFALMGVTFFGVFYTQSVRGYSPLESGVLLLPLAAAQLIFAPRARLLVERFGNRATTTAGMVLIAATLAAFAGFEADTPIWLLEVVFFLMGTGMAHIMTPTSVVIMQALPREKAGSASALSNTFRQVGGALGIAVLGSVLAASYRSGIEDKLGLLPPALRDKAGESIEATLGIAGKLGPRGQALVAPADHAFLHAMHVTALCGAGIALIGAVVTALFLPGRPTAGQEGRKEPELVAVGD; from the coding sequence ATGACAAGTCCCGTCCCTGCCTCCCGGATACCGGAAGCGGTGCACCGGCGCCGGTGGGCGATCCTCGGTGTGCTGATGCTGAGCCTGCTCATCGTGGTGCTCGACAACTCGATCCTGAACGTCGCGATCAAGACCATCTCCAGCCCGGCGCCCACCGGCCTCGGCGCCAGTCAGGGCCAGATCGAGTGGGCGATCAACGCCTACACCCTCGTCTTCGCCGGCCTGCTCTTCACCGCCGGCCTCGTCGGCGACCGCCTCGGCCGCAAGAAGGTGCTGATCAGCGGCATCGCCGTGTTCGGCATCGGCTCCGCCCTGGCCGCCGAGTCCGGCTCCCCGGGCCAGCTGATCGCCTTCCGCGCCCTGATGGCCCTCGGTGCCGCCTTCGTCATGCCCTCCACCCTCGCCGTGCTGATGAACGTCTTCGAGCGCGAGGAGCAGCCCAAGGCCATCGGCATCTGGGCCGGCGGTGTCGGCCTCGCCATCGCCGTCGGGCCGATCACCGGCGGCGCCCTGCTCGACCACTTCTGGTGGGGCTCGGTCTTCTTCGTGAACGTGCCGATCGTGATCGTCGCGCTGATCCTGATGACCTGGCTGGTGCCCGACTCCCGCGACCCGAAGCCCGGCCGCCTCGATCCGGTCGGCGTGCTCCTGTCCGTCGTCGGTCTCGTCCTGCTGGTCTACGGCGTGATCAAGGGCGGCGAGCTGGCCGACTTCACGGACGCGAAGGTGCTGGCGACCATCGGCGCCGGTCTCGCCGTCCTCGTCGCCTTCGTCGTCTTCGAGAAGCGCAGCGACCACCCGTCCCTGGACGTCACCTACTTCAAGAACAAGATCTTCTCGGCCGCCATGGGCGCCATCGCGCTCTCGTTCTTCGCACTCATGGGCGTCACGTTCTTCGGCGTCTTCTACACCCAGAGCGTGCGCGGCTACTCGCCGCTGGAATCCGGCGTGCTGTTGCTGCCGCTCGCCGCCGCGCAGCTGATCTTCGCACCGCGCGCCCGGCTGCTCGTCGAGCGGTTCGGCAACCGTGCCACCACCACGGCCGGCATGGTGCTGATCGCCGCGACGCTCGCCGCGTTCGCCGGCTTCGAGGCCGACACGCCCATCTGGCTGCTGGAGGTCGTGTTCTTCCTCATGGGCACCGGTATGGCGCACATCATGACGCCGACCTCGGTCGTCATCATGCAGGCCCTGCCCCGCGAGAAGGCCGGCTCCGCCTCCGCGCTGAGCAACACCTTCCGCCAGGTCGGCGGCGCCCTCGGCATCGCCGTGCTCGGCTCGGTGCTCGCCGCGTCGTACCGGAGCGGCATCGAGGACAAGCTCGGCCTGCTGCCGCCCGCCCTGCGCGACAAGGCCGGCGAGTCCATCGAGGCCACCCTCGGCATCGCCGGCAAGCTCGGCCCGCGGGGCCAGGCCCTGGTCGCCCCCGCCGACCACGCGTTCCTGCACGCCATGCACGTCACCGCCCTGTGCGGTGCGGGCATCGCGCTGATCGGCGCCGTGGTGACCGCCCTGTTCCTGCCGGGCCGGCCGACGGCGGGTCAGGAGGGTCGGAAGGAGCCGGAGTTGGTCGCGGTCGGAGACTGA
- a CDS encoding TetR/AcrR family transcriptional regulator, which yields MKLLEDGVPLAELSIERVARTAGVGKATIYRRWSGKEELFVDVVRAAEPPDPELPGTSLRDDLVVLLESLRVRGLASRSSAILHNVYAQMKSSPKVWAAYHAGVIAPRRDLVIEVLRRGRDSGELRPDIDLELANDLFVGPMLVRSILRPDGELPEGLAEEIVDTVLTCLRPVSSTAS from the coding sequence ATGAAGCTCCTGGAGGACGGCGTCCCCCTCGCCGAGCTCTCCATCGAGCGCGTCGCACGCACGGCCGGCGTCGGCAAGGCCACCATCTACCGCCGCTGGAGCGGCAAGGAGGAACTGTTCGTCGACGTCGTACGCGCCGCCGAACCCCCCGACCCCGAACTCCCCGGCACCAGCCTGCGCGACGACCTCGTCGTCCTGCTGGAGTCCCTGCGCGTGCGCGGCCTCGCCAGCCGCTCCTCCGCGATCCTGCACAACGTGTACGCCCAGATGAAATCCAGCCCCAAGGTCTGGGCGGCGTACCACGCCGGCGTCATCGCCCCCCGCCGCGACCTCGTCATCGAGGTGCTGCGGCGGGGGCGGGACAGCGGCGAACTCCGGCCGGACATCGATCTGGAGCTGGCCAACGACCTGTTCGTCGGCCCCATGCTCGTCCGCAGCATCCTGCGCCCCGACGGTGAGCTGCCCGAGGGCCTCGCGGAGGAGATCGTCGACACGGTCCTCACCTGCCTACGACCCGTCAGCTCGACAGCCTCGTAG
- a CDS encoding endonuclease/exonuclease/phosphatase family protein, translating into MAQQAYVSETVGDGKGPKRPGSRLRRLAQRLFSGWRGDPRIWRRGIVLAVLALLLALVMLLHSRIPNQVGNLGSLTETFLPWLGLIVPLLLLCALIRKSATALLAILLPVIVWLNLFGGLLFDRTGTGGDLMVATHNVNADNPDPSATARAVASSGADVLALEEIPNTAVPVYEKALAPTYRYHAVVGTVGLWSTYPMSDVHAVDIKLGWERAMRATVATPKGPIAVYVAHLPSVRVKMAAGFTARQRDKSADALGEAIAGESLKRVVLLGDLNGTMNDRSLNAVTSQMRSTQGAAGSGFGFSWPASFPMARIDQIMVKGVEPRSSWTLPRTGSDHLPVAARVKLDTSS; encoded by the coding sequence ATGGCGCAGCAGGCGTACGTTTCGGAGACGGTGGGCGACGGCAAGGGGCCGAAGCGACCGGGATCCCGGCTCCGACGCCTGGCACAGCGCCTGTTCTCCGGCTGGCGCGGCGACCCGCGCATCTGGCGCCGGGGCATCGTCCTGGCGGTCCTCGCCCTCCTCCTGGCCCTGGTGATGCTGCTGCACTCGCGCATCCCCAACCAGGTGGGCAACCTCGGCAGCCTCACGGAGACCTTCCTGCCCTGGCTGGGCCTGATCGTCCCGCTGCTGCTGCTCTGCGCCCTGATCCGGAAGTCGGCGACCGCGCTCCTCGCGATCCTCCTCCCGGTGATCGTGTGGCTGAACCTCTTCGGGGGTCTGCTCTTCGACCGCACGGGAACGGGCGGCGACCTGATGGTGGCGACCCACAACGTCAACGCCGACAACCCCGACCCGTCGGCGACCGCCCGCGCGGTCGCCTCCTCCGGCGCCGACGTGCTCGCCCTGGAGGAGATCCCGAACACCGCCGTACCCGTCTACGAGAAGGCGCTCGCGCCGACGTACCGGTACCACGCGGTCGTCGGCACGGTCGGGCTGTGGAGCACGTACCCGATGAGCGACGTGCACGCCGTCGACATCAAGCTCGGCTGGGAACGGGCGATGCGCGCCACCGTGGCGACCCCGAAGGGCCCGATCGCGGTGTACGTCGCCCACCTGCCCTCGGTGCGGGTGAAGATGGCGGCGGGCTTCACCGCCCGCCAGCGGGACAAGAGCGCCGACGCGCTCGGCGAGGCCATCGCCGGCGAGAGCCTGAAGCGGGTCGTCCTGCTCGGTGATCTGAACGGCACGATGAACGACCGTTCACTCAACGCGGTCACCTCCCAGATGCGCTCCACGCAGGGCGCGGCGGGCAGCGGCTTCGGGTTCAGCTGGCCGGCGTCGTTCCCGATGGCGCGGATCGACCAGATCATGGTCAAGGGCGTCGAGCCCAGGAGCTCCTGGACCCTGCCGCGCACCGGCAGCGACCACCTCCCGGTGGCGGCCCGTGTGAAGCTGGACACGTCGTCGTAA
- a CDS encoding MFS transporter, producing MPLALLALAVGAFGIGTTEFVMMGLLPDVADDLHISIPTAGHLVSAYALGVVIGAPLLAAVTARMSRRTVLIGLMGLFVAGNALSAFAPGNDSLLAARFLSGLPHGAFFGVGAVVATSMVPPERKARSVSLMFLGLTVANVAGVPVATLMGQHLGWRATFLGVSVIGLAAIASLALLIPHDRTHAGSTGGLRGELAALRSLPVWLALGTTVAGFGALFAAYSYVTPMLTESAGYAEGSVTLLLALFGVGATAGNLLGGRLADHSLRGTLFGGLASLGAVLLLFPVLMRAEWSAALAVTLLGMAAFITGSPLQLMVMEKASAAPSLASSANQAAFNLANAGGAWIGGLALAAGFGATSPALAGAALAVLGLGVAGVAYAVDRRRATPSVGRVVTSHVPEDLAALHR from the coding sequence ATGCCCCTGGCCCTGCTCGCTCTGGCCGTCGGCGCTTTCGGTATCGGTACCACCGAGTTCGTGATGATGGGCCTGCTGCCCGACGTCGCGGACGACCTGCACATCTCCATCCCCACGGCCGGTCACCTGGTCTCGGCGTACGCGCTGGGCGTGGTGATCGGCGCCCCCCTGCTGGCCGCCGTGACGGCGCGGATGTCCCGCCGCACGGTCCTGATCGGCCTGATGGGGCTGTTCGTCGCGGGCAACGCCCTGTCGGCGTTCGCCCCCGGCAACGACTCCCTGCTGGCCGCCCGCTTCCTCAGCGGCCTGCCGCACGGCGCCTTCTTCGGTGTGGGCGCGGTCGTCGCCACGTCGATGGTGCCGCCGGAGCGCAAGGCCCGCTCCGTGTCGCTGATGTTCCTCGGCCTGACCGTCGCCAACGTCGCGGGCGTGCCGGTGGCGACCCTGATGGGCCAGCACCTGGGCTGGCGGGCGACCTTCCTCGGCGTGAGCGTGATCGGCCTGGCGGCGATCGCGTCGCTGGCGCTGCTGATCCCGCACGACAGGACGCACGCCGGGTCGACGGGCGGCCTGCGCGGCGAACTGGCCGCACTGAGGTCCCTGCCGGTCTGGCTCGCGCTCGGTACGACGGTGGCGGGTTTCGGCGCGCTCTTCGCGGCCTACAGCTACGTCACCCCGATGCTGACGGAGTCGGCGGGCTACGCGGAGGGCAGCGTGACCCTGCTCCTGGCCCTGTTCGGCGTGGGCGCGACGGCGGGCAACCTGCTGGGCGGCCGGCTCGCGGACCACTCGCTGCGGGGCACGCTGTTCGGCGGCCTGGCCTCACTGGGTGCCGTGCTGCTGCTGTTCCCGGTACTGATGCGGGCGGAGTGGAGCGCGGCGCTGGCGGTGACCCTGCTCGGCATGGCGGCGTTCATCACGGGTTCGCCGCTCCAGCTGATGGTCATGGAGAAGGCGTCGGCGGCCCCCTCCCTGGCCTCCTCCGCCAACCAGGCGGCCTTCAACCTGGCCAACGCCGGTGGCGCCTGGATCGGCGGCCTGGCCCTCGCGGCGGGCTTCGGCGCCACGTCGCCCGCCCTGGCCGGCGCGGCCCTGGCGGTGCTGGGGCTGGGCGTGGCGGGGGTGGCGTACGCGGTGGACCGGCGGCGGGCGACTCCGTCGGTGGGGCGCGTCGTCACGTCGCACGTGCCGGAGGACCTGGCGGCGCTGCACCGCTGA